ACAGAAAAGTTTGACAAAAGGATACTggatacattttctttttaaaacagcaCTCACCTCTGTCAGGTTCATCTCTGCCTCTCCTGATCCCGCCTCGTCAAAGTTTCGGAAAGACCCTATTAATTCAAAGTTTTCATCATTTATTGCCACTgcattaataatgaaatatgGTGCCACTatgctgcttttatttctaaTAATGTGTCTGTCAACATTACTTACTAAACATGGCTTCAAGCTTAACCAAGCAGCATATGAAGCTGTCAAAGTCAATCATCTCATTCTCTGCATACCGAGCCACCAGAATCTGGTGGAGTCGATTATTCAGCTTGAAACCTACAAAGAGTTTAAAACAGGTTAGTATTCACTTAGTGGTCAGTATGACTACTTTATAGTATAATTAGGTATGCCTTGCTACTGCCAGGTTGGATCTGCTTTTGCCTTCAGAGTTGCTTTAGTTCTTAATAGCACAGAGTCAAAATGCTTGAAACAATTCGTCAGAGATTTtggtcagagaacttctgctcactggatatttttttctgtttccgaccattctctgtaaaccctagagacgccatgtgattggctgttaaCCTATACTTGGTTTAACAAGCAGTCGAGCCAATGAAGTGACTGGTGTGTGTAGCTGTGTCAATATGATGCTTTGATATGAAAAATTATACCTGCTGCTTCCACAGCAAGTCGCATCTCATATGAGCTCATGGCCCCTGACTTGTCGAGGTCGAATTGTCTGAAAACGAcctgagagacagagacagtAACATAAATAGAAATACAGACAATCTAAGTATAACGTTCCTGTTTTAATCGCTCTTACCAGCCACTTTCGGATCTTGTTCCAGAGGATCTGAAACTCCACAAGTCCTAAGCGAGCACTACCATCTTTCTAGGAAACATTTTGTCAAGGGGTCAAACAAATCACATGCTAAAGGCACAATTTAATTCCTAAAACAGTCAGTTTTGCAAGATTTAGATGTGATAACACCAGAGGATACATCCATCAGGTTCACCATGGTCCTACAAGACTCCATACTGAAGCCATCAGTCTTCAGGTCTTTGtctgaaatgacaaaaaaaaaccttcttcAAACCGTCTGGCTAAAAAAAGACACAGTTAAAGGGAATGGGCACTACAGTGGAATCTAATACAGTAATGGGAGATGTATTAGTAATATGTGAACTGCACCCAAAATAAAGAGAACACTCACGCCGGGCGACGACTCTGTTTAGAATGGTCCTCAGCTCATGAATAGAAATCTCCATGTCCTGCAAAACAACAAACGACAATTAAAGTTTGCAACTAAGAGCAACTTTACTGGCTTTGTTCCTATCATGAATACTGCAAACGCAACTATTACCACTACATATGGTGTTTTATCAGATAATTATATAAAAGTAGTAGTACGTAGGTGAAAAGATGCTAACCAGTAAGAGAGATCTTTTCAAAACCTACCTCTCCTGCAAGTTGAGCAAACATGGCCTTAAAAGAGTCATCGATGTCATCTTCAGTTATTTCTTCCTGTAGGAAAGCAAAGCATGGTAGGTACAGGGTGTAAAATCAAAAAGCCTTAACATTCTTGCAATTTGtgtaaaagtttaaaatttCCCAACTGATGTATACGTACATCCTCTCCCAAATCGGCAGAGACTTCATCATCCAGCTCTCTGCAACAGACAAACTCTATTGGTACAAGGCCTCCTTTTCCACACATTGTAATCggtgaaaataaataacaaaatacaagAGGAAACATACTCGGTCTCTGACTGCTTCTCAGTGAACACCCTTAGGACAAAGTCGGCCTCTTTACTGGGCTCAAAGGTGGAGGGAACGATGAGGTACTCTCCTGGAGGCAGACGGAGCCGTGTGCTCACCTCCCGGAGGTTGATGAAGGTTTCCGAGCGAGCACAGGAGGAATGGCTCAAAAAGAAATTCTTCTTCAAATGGACATTTTGGCAGCCTCTGTACTAAAGGCAGCAGCAAGCAGAACATTGGTTAAAATACATATGCAGGCTTTTAGCTCCATTTACTGTAAGCACAGTCATACATGGTTCACATTACACTAAGAGTAATGGTaatgaatttttttaaaaaagtagtaAAAAGTGATGCTCTGCTTACCTCTTCTGGAATCTGCAAAGACAACAGGGGAAAGAGTTAAGGAATGAGCATGAGGATCCTTTTAAACATACAAACAAGGCAAAGGGACAATACAGATTTTCTCTGTTCGCACCTCATACAGAGCAAAGCCAATGGTGTGCATGTCTTGACCTTGACGTCGATATCTGCGCCGGTCTTTCTGCATGAGGGCTACTAAAAAACTGCACGCCACCTCATCGTCCTCTGGGTCGTCGTCCTCCTCCAGCAGCGTGATCTTATACTGAGGGTTGATCCAAAACGTGTCTGCACAGACGGGACATTTGTGTTAGCTTGCTTCATGGTCCAACAGTCACTCACCTGCGGAAACTGTGTACACTTGATTGTAAAAGTCATTTTTGTGGGGTATACACAGTTAGGACTCACTGGGATGGTTCCTGCAGCCCCCGGCGGTGCTCCCTCTCCTCCACGTGCCGTAGAACTTGATGGTGTTCCAGTAGCTCAGGCTGTCGTCACTCAGAGCATCTGGAGTCAAGTTGCAGATCTCTAGTCGAGAAAACTGCCTGATGAAATCACTGAAGGACATCCTGGAAGATGTAGGTGTAGCTTTCCTTAAACAGCTAGTTCAACACTGtgatttttcactcactatAAGAGTTTGATCAGCAGCACTCTCATATCTGTGTGTTAATGATAAACCTGAAGCTGGGAAACAGTAAGCTTAGCACTATAATAGATCAGAAGGAAATAATTAACAGCACATTACACTGGTAATTACAGCTGTACAAACAAACCAGCTGGGGTTTTTTACAAGATAACACTCCAGCAGCAAGTCACTGCTTTTAAGTTGTCTTTGGATGGAATAAAATCACATTTATATCTTTACAAAATGGATTTAAAGGCAAAGATTTTCTATCCATGGTCAGAGTCAGTTTAGTGTTTACTCTTAAACTTTCATTGTTTATGCTGAGTTTTTGCTAAAAGCCTTGTTGTAGCTTATTGTTAAGACAAAGACACAATATTCTCATCCAGGCAAAAATATCTGTCTGTTTCTTTAAAATCATCTAGTACCAAAACTCGCCATCTTCCATCTGCAGATGCAAGTCTTCTCGTTCAGAGGGGTCGATCTGATCCCATTCAGGAGAACTACAAATTACAAGAAAAGCAGGTAAGAACAATTAGTGAAGATGGTGCACTGTATTTGACCCTTCCTGAtttgttatttcttttaaatatctGTCAcgcttacatgtttcagatcaaactaaGTTAAAACAAAATGCCATTTTCAAATCATGATTTCatccattaaaagaaaaatgctgcctgGTCCTTTTGTGAAAAATTGCCCTCCTTGTTAAATCGTGAATTAATTGTGATTATCTAcatttttggaaagctgagttcaatTTCATTAGCCACACACCAGCCTGTTTGCTGCCAAACCTGCTGAAGCGAGAGACCACATAGAACCTGCTATTAAAGGACCTGGATGACTCGCTGTAAATGAtagaaccatgaattctgctctaaCTGAGAATGTCTGGCCATCAGTTCATGCTCTAAAAATCAAGCACACTTGGGTTATGCACCAGGACAGCAATCTGAAacacctctgaatggctaacagaaaacaaagtggagtggcctagtcaatgTCTGGACATTGAATCAGAgtgagatgctttggcatgaccttaaacaggctgtttATGCTCAAAAACACTCCAACATGCCTGAATTAAAGCAGTCATGCAAAGtagagtgggccaaaatccttcgcagtgatgtgaaagactcattgccagttatcccAAAGGCTTGACTGCAGTTCTTGCTTCCAAGGTCACACAACCAGTTACAGTTTAAGGGCCAATTACCTTTTCACACAAGGCCAGGTAGGTTTGAATAACAAAGTTTcagttttaataaatgaaatcatcatttaaaaactgcattttttattttctcagattatctttgtctaatattaaaagaTGTTTGATCCAAAACATGTAAGTGTAATAAATATACAAAGAACTAAGAAATCAAGAAGGgggaaaatactttttcacaggcACATATGTTATAGACAAAACAGATGGGAAACAAGAAAAGATGGAAAGGTTTTATTACTCTCATACAGCACACTCATATTTGAACACACTCACTTGTCACTCCATGCACCAGTCCACTCCACCTGGCCCCAAGGGTTACGTATTCGGATGAGGCGTTCGTTGTTGCCACGGAAATCAACCTACATAACAGCAGAATGAcagaaaaattaaaaccacaactTTTATGATCAAGGCAGAGACTAAAAACGATGCCCAATCCAGCAAACAACAGCAAACAGACCTCCTTCAGCCCAGTGACTGAGTAGGCGTGGCCTTTCACAAGCTTCTTGAATGTAACAGCCTCCATGTCAAAGGCACTGGTGatctgtatttatataaaacatGATTACTGCATCTCAGTATGAATCTTTTAGCATGGAAAGAAACAGGAGTGCTCttaataaaatgtgttcagcacTTACATCGATGGAGCAGCCCAGCAGGGAGCCTCTCTCCAGCGCTTTGCCAATTATCCTGTAGAGATCTCTTGGAGCTTGGCGGAGCTCATACATCTCAGACACACCACCAGTGAAGTCCTCaaacccttcagtggtgctCCCTCCAGACAAAGCCTCATAGGAGCCATTCAGCCTGATAGCACATCATGAACACACTTCACATTGATTGCCGTACACAACAGCTCTTCAGATTACGGCTTGCTGTTAAATGCTAAGCGATGTAGTGGGCAGACACCTACTTAGCATAAGCTTTCTCCATGAGTGCACTCCAGAATTCATTGCCCTCAGCTGAATGGACAAACATTAGCTCCCCATCCTTCACTGGCAATCTGTCATCAATCACGACATCTACCCATTCGCCAAACTGCCAGAACTGCAACACAGAGCAATAATCAAGAACTCCATCCAAACGAAGTGCTTGCAAAGAGAGTTTGTAGAAGATGATGTGAAAGTACCTGAAAGTGGAAGATTCCTGCATAGTCGTCTTGGAAGGACTGACCGTGTGGGACAACCCgatgaagaagcttctcattcAGCGTGAGAGAAGCAATGGCTGCTAAGAGCCAGCAGTCacctgcaattaaaaaaaaaaaaaaaagctttaggAACCTCCATCCATCTGTGGCTTCCTG
The Pelmatolapia mariae isolate MD_Pm_ZW linkage group LG13, Pm_UMD_F_2, whole genome shotgun sequence DNA segment above includes these coding regions:
- the capn1a gene encoding calpain 1, (mu/I) large subunit a, with the translated sequence MYSVGGISASIYANRLRAEGMGSKDQAVHFAGQDYEALKQECLESGCLFEDPYFPAEPPSLGFKELAPYSSKTKDVEWMRPTELTQDPQFIVGGATRTDICQGALGDCWLLAAIASLTLNEKLLHRVVPHGQSFQDDYAGIFHFQFWQFGEWVDVVIDDRLPVKDGELMFVHSAEGNEFWSALMEKAYAKLNGSYEALSGGSTTEGFEDFTGGVSEMYELRQAPRDLYRIIGKALERGSLLGCSIDITSAFDMEAVTFKKLVKGHAYSVTGLKEVDFRGNNERLIRIRNPWGQVEWTGAWSDNSPEWDQIDPSEREDLHLQMEDGEFWMSFSDFIRQFSRLEICNLTPDALSDDSLSYWNTIKFYGTWRRGSTAGGCRNHPNTFWINPQYKITLLEEDDDPEDDEVACSFLVALMQKDRRRYRRQGQDMHTIGFALYEIPEEYRGCQNVHLKKNFFLSHSSCARSETFINLREVSTRLRLPPGEYLIVPSTFEPSKEADFVLRVFTEKQSETEELDDEVSADLGEDEEITEDDIDDSFKAMFAQLAGEDMEISIHELRTILNRVVARHKDLKTDGFSMESCRTMVNLMDKDGSARLGLVEFQILWNKIRKWLVVFRQFDLDKSGAMSSYEMRLAVEAAGFKLNNRLHQILVARYAENEMIDFDSFICCLVKLEAMFRSFRNFDEAGSGEAEMNLTEWLYLTMCG